From [Clostridium] symbiosum, a single genomic window includes:
- a CDS encoding FtsK/SpoIIIE domain-containing protein, producing the protein MSKNENNDMVYNLSILFGTGLGLAFRAFFSLMFAGIITASQQNVVYFTSYGILFFLLIIPSCRQISITMIVIIALYAGIKVKWKEFPYKKRIKAFNSIFSIIGLQTSDNCLPTFLYEEELSEYCLVLAFQSLIPLSVWKAKQEQLEVYLNQKIVDIKQDPENNRNVFIMLQSQQLPEYMEWDDSFNNINDDTLLLGIGNYGKVGLNLTKYAHAFIAGETGSGKSNLMKCLIEQSLKKDYDVELIDFKRGVSFMNFSDMVTIHYEYSTAQVLLERMVRETERRLDLFRKAKVDNIREYNNVCSRPLARKVIFIDELAELLKVRDRDISHSLYDSLETLTRLSRAVGIHLIMGIQRPDSTVVNGQIKSNVAFRICGRFVDKEPSRIMLGTDVASSLDDVKGRFIVKASTMQEIQSFYYADNHTYARVHETQQVEVIEENIKNDMLERELKEPHNRKITFDFNDI; encoded by the coding sequence ATGAGTAAAAATGAAAATAATGATATGGTTTATAATTTAAGTATTCTTTTTGGAACTGGGCTAGGGCTAGCTTTTCGCGCCTTTTTCAGTTTAATGTTTGCAGGTATTATAACAGCCTCACAACAGAATGTGGTTTATTTTACATCATATGGAATACTGTTTTTTCTTTTAATCATTCCTAGTTGCCGTCAAATTTCAATTACTATGATCGTGATAATCGCGCTTTATGCTGGTATTAAAGTTAAATGGAAGGAATTTCCCTATAAGAAACGTATAAAAGCCTTTAACTCAATTTTTTCTATTATAGGTCTTCAAACAAGCGATAATTGTTTACCCACCTTTTTGTATGAAGAAGAACTAAGCGAATATTGTTTAGTGCTTGCGTTTCAATCACTTATACCATTAAGTGTTTGGAAGGCAAAACAAGAACAACTAGAAGTATATCTTAATCAAAAAATTGTTGATATAAAGCAAGATCCAGAAAATAATAGAAATGTGTTTATTATGCTACAGTCACAACAATTACCAGAGTATATGGAATGGGATGACAGCTTTAATAATATAAACGACGATACTTTATTATTAGGTATTGGAAATTATGGAAAAGTTGGGCTGAATTTAACTAAATATGCACATGCATTTATTGCTGGGGAAACTGGAAGTGGGAAATCAAATTTAATGAAGTGCTTGATTGAACAATCATTAAAAAAAGATTATGATGTCGAACTGATTGACTTTAAAAGGGGCGTTTCATTCATGAATTTTAGTGATATGGTAACAATTCACTATGAATATTCAACGGCACAGGTGCTACTAGAACGAATGGTAAGAGAAACAGAACGACGACTTGATTTATTTAGAAAAGCTAAGGTTGATAATATTCGCGAATATAATAATGTATGTTCAAGACCTTTAGCAAGAAAAGTTATTTTCATAGATGAACTAGCCGAATTGTTAAAGGTTAGAGATCGGGATATATCACATAGTCTTTATGACAGTTTAGAAACGCTTACAAGGCTTTCACGCGCTGTTGGCATACATCTTATTATGGGAATACAAAGACCTGATAGCACCGTTGTAAACGGTCAAATAAAAAGTAATGTGGCTTTTCGTATTTGTGGCAGGTTTGTTGACAAAGAACCTAGTAGGATAATGTTAGGGACTGATGTAGCAAGTTCATTAGACGATGTAAAGGGGCGTTTTATCGTAAAGGCTAGTACAATGCAAGAAATACAAAGTTTTTATTATGCTGATAATCATACCTATGCGAGAGTACATGAAACACAACAGGTTGAAGTTATAGAAGAAAATATCAAAAATGATATGCTAGAAAGAGAGCTAAAAGAACCGCATAATAGAAAAATAACATTTGATTTTAACGATATTTAA
- a CDS encoding site-specific integrase, with translation MKYDLVDGFREYLKKSLQPSTARTYANRMELLLADQSLLSNQIDIENIINNLSTIKYENYFSQSKNALFYFLKYKNISLPNEKLEEIEKLKYNTSKKYRKQKLIDFPKINKKIKYLRNNKMKLSFETMLNTGLRVSELSQIKKKDCTINNDSIIFLFEGKGGDMENITLYKKDNKKLFNVLKSHIEKKAVNDKLFYSAPYLQKQAEKLDFSCHDLRRIFAKQEYQKTKSKIEVMKKLRHENIETIEIYLNSKVKF, from the coding sequence ATGAAATATGATTTAGTAGATGGATTTAGGGAGTATCTTAAAAAATCCTTGCAACCGTCCACGGCTCGCACATACGCCAATCGAATGGAATTACTCTTAGCCGATCAAAGTTTATTAAGCAATCAAATTGATATTGAAAATATAATAAATAATTTATCAACGATTAAATATGAAAATTATTTTTCACAATCTAAGAATGCCTTGTTCTATTTTTTAAAGTACAAAAACATCTCATTACCGAACGAAAAGTTAGAGGAAATTGAAAAATTAAAATACAATACAAGTAAAAAATATAGAAAACAAAAGCTAATTGATTTTCCGAAAATTAATAAAAAAATAAAATATTTACGCAATAACAAAATGAAACTTTCATTTGAAACAATGTTAAATACTGGTTTAAGAGTTTCAGAACTATCACAAATTAAAAAGAAGGATTGCACAATAAACAATGATTCAATCATTTTTTTATTTGAAGGAAAAGGGGGTGATATGGAAAATATAACGTTATATAAAAAAGATAATAAGAAATTATTTAATGTATTGAAATCACATATAGAGAAAAAAGCAGTAAATGATAAGCTGTTTTATTCAGCACCTTACTTGCAAAAACAGGCAGAAAAATTAGATTTTTCCTGTCATGATTTACGCAGAATTTTTGCAAAACAAGAATATCAAAAAACAAAATCTAAGATTGAAGTCATGAAAAAGTTGCGACACGAAAATATTGAAACTATAGAAATTTACCTTAATAGTAAAGTGAAATTTTAA
- a CDS encoding helix-turn-helix transcriptional regulator, with protein MSKKKDITELEDYPLYYVDIMSMMEKNNISKNSLCRMTGIAYNALQRYCKSEIKRVDLDVISRICCALNCDISDIIKKDGDY; from the coding sequence ATGTCTAAGAAGAAAGATATAACAGAGCTGGAAGATTATCCATTATACTATGTGGACATTATGAGCATGATGGAGAAAAATAATATTTCTAAAAATTCACTATGTCGCATGACCGGTATAGCTTACAATGCTTTGCAAAGATATTGTAAATCGGAAATTAAACGGGTTGATTTAGACGTTATATCAAGAATTTGTTGTGCTTTAAACTGTGATATTTCTGATATTATCAAAAAAGATGGAGATTATTGA
- a CDS encoding helix-turn-helix transcriptional regulator, giving the protein MRVKLSNFGKADWIKIIRESTGLNQAEFGKRIGKTKRSIIAYENGKSNYNSETLEMIYKEFKINFIAEHENSDNKWKNLRQ; this is encoded by the coding sequence ATGAGAGTTAAATTAAGCAATTTTGGTAAGGCCGATTGGATAAAAATTATTAGAGAAAGCACTGGACTTAATCAAGCAGAATTTGGAAAACGTATTGGGAAAACAAAAAGAAGTATAATCGCTTATGAAAATGGTAAAAGTAATTATAATAGTGAAACCTTAGAAATGATTTATAAAGAATTTAAAATTAACTTTATCGCTGAACACGAAAATAGTGATAACAAATGGAAGAACTTACGCCAATAG
- a CDS encoding helix-turn-helix transcriptional regulator produces MIIKKKEFIFNQNIMTIIVNNIRKYRRYRNLTQEELAFYTDLSNDFIRRIESENGKRGVSLYTLYKISIVLETSIEKFFEE; encoded by the coding sequence ATGATTATAAAAAAGAAAGAATTTATATTTAATCAAAATATAATGACTATAATAGTAAATAATATTAGAAAATATAGAAGATATAGAAATTTAACACAAGAAGAATTAGCCTTTTATACTGATTTATCGAACGATTTTATCAGACGAATAGAGAGCGAAAATGGAAAAAGAGGGGTGTCATTATATACTCTATATAAAATATCTATTGTTTTAGAAACATCAATCGAAAAATTTTTTGAAGAATAA
- a CDS encoding collagen-like protein, whose translation MNGAMGPTGPTGAAGANGANGATGATGATGAQGPAGRTGATGATGATGATGATGATGANGAQGPAGPAGATGTTGANGATGATGATGATGAAGANGANGATGATGATGANGAAGPTGPTGATGANGAMGATGPTGATGVTGPTGPTGANGATGPTGPTGATGANGANGAAGPTGPTGATGANGANGAAGPTGARGATGVTGATGAAATITIGTVTTGEPGTDAQVTNSGTKQDAIFNFVIPRGATGCCCCCPSMLAAVDTSTQSPADQGALIFTDTPIVSGNGIYHQPGSSVVEITESGIYQAFFHSTIAVDPCTPIPSSALVRLYLNGYPIPGASARRTITSTNEVATISFDVAFPVHNPIANLEVIVDNAGFTFSDTALTVIRLGNLCYADVQ comes from the coding sequence ATGAACGGCGCTATGGGACCGACCGGACCAACTGGTGCTGCCGGTGCCAACGGCGCCAATGGCGCTACAGGTGCTACGGGCGCCACCGGCGCTCAGGGACCTGCAGGACGTACAGGTGCTACCGGAGCCACAGGCGCTACCGGCGCTACAGGTGCAACCGGCGCTACAGGTGCCAACGGTGCCCAGGGACCCGCAGGACCTGCCGGTGCTACGGGCACTACCGGTGCCAACGGCGCTACAGGCGCTACCGGCGCTACAGGTGCTACGGGCGCTGCCGGTGCAAATGGTGCCAACGGTGCTACAGGTGCCACGGGTGCTACAGGTGCCAACGGTGCGGCAGGGCCAACAGGACCTACCGGTGCCACGGGTGCCAACGGCGCTATGGGCGCTACGGGACCGACCGGCGCTACCGGCGTTACTGGACCAACAGGACCTACCGGCGCAAACGGTGCTACCGGGCCAACAGGACCTACCGGTGCCACGGGCGCAAACGGTGCCAACGGCGCGGCAGGACCTACGGGACCGACGGGCGCTACCGGCGCAAACGGTGCCAACGGCGCGGCAGGACCGACGGGAGCCAGAGGTGCTACCGGTGTCACGGGCGCTACCGGCGCCGCTGCCACCATCACCATCGGAACCGTAACCACGGGCGAACCCGGTACAGACGCACAGGTCACCAACTCCGGCACGAAGCAGGATGCCATCTTCAATTTTGTTATCCCACGCGGCGCAACGGGATGCTGCTGCTGTTGCCCAAGTATGCTGGCTGCAGTCGATACCAGCACCCAGTCCCCGGCAGATCAGGGTGCTCTTATCTTTACCGACACGCCTATTGTTTCGGGAAACGGAATCTACCATCAGCCAGGCAGCTCTGTAGTGGAAATCACGGAATCCGGCATCTATCAGGCCTTCTTCCACAGCACCATTGCGGTTGACCCCTGCACTCCAATTCCATCCTCCGCCCTGGTACGGCTCTATCTCAACGGTTATCCGATACCCGGTGCCTCAGCACGGCGCACCATCACCTCCACAAATGAAGTTGCCACCATATCTTTCGATGTAGCATTCCCGGTCCACAATCCGATTGCCAACCTGGAAGTTATCGTTGATAATGCCGGCTTTACTTTCTCCGATACTGCACTTACGGTCATCAGACTTGGAAATCTGTGTTATGCAGATGTGCAGTAA
- a CDS encoding citrate:proton symporter, whose translation MSLAFLGLAMIVVFMALIMAKKLSPFTSLILVPIVFGLLAGYGWDTLKYAMDGIKSVASTFAMMTFAILYFGVMLTAGMFDPMVDRVVAWCKGDPLKVLVGTAVLAAFVSLDGDGTTTVMICCTAMIPIYNRLKIKKIYLANLIILQNCIMNLIPWGGPTARVMSVMNLDAGEILAPLVPGMALSAIYVIGVSYYLGLKERKRLGIANITNSVNTVEISGEEREWKRPKLILFNVILTAAIIASLIMGLASSAILFGVGTAIALVVNYPVQKTQRNVISSLAPDMISVVMMVLGAGVLMGVLNGPEDAGMSNAIAQLLVSVIPESLGRYFAVIIAVVSAPGTYLLNNDAFYYGVLPPLAATAQAYGFTDLQIGFAALMGQAFHFLSPLVPFIYLLMDMTEISLAEYQGYIFKWCIGIFVIFMGAGLLLGYLPIL comes from the coding sequence ATGTCTTTAGCTTTTCTGGGGTTAGCCATGATCGTTGTCTTTATGGCGTTAATCATGGCCAAAAAATTGAGTCCGTTCACATCTTTAATACTGGTGCCGATTGTCTTCGGCCTGCTGGCCGGGTATGGATGGGATACACTTAAGTATGCCATGGACGGAATCAAGAGCGTTGCATCTACATTCGCAATGATGACATTCGCTATTCTGTATTTTGGGGTCATGCTTACTGCCGGCATGTTTGATCCGATGGTTGACCGAGTTGTCGCCTGGTGTAAGGGAGACCCGCTTAAGGTTCTTGTCGGAACGGCCGTTCTCGCCGCTTTTGTGTCTCTTGACGGCGACGGAACGACAACGGTAATGATTTGCTGTACCGCGATGATTCCAATCTACAACAGGCTGAAAATCAAAAAGATTTATCTCGCCAACCTGATTATTCTCCAGAACTGTATCATGAACCTGATTCCGTGGGGAGGCCCGACCGCCCGCGTTATGTCGGTTATGAACCTGGATGCAGGCGAGATTCTCGCCCCGCTTGTGCCGGGAATGGCCCTGTCAGCAATCTATGTAATCGGAGTGTCATATTATCTGGGATTAAAAGAACGAAAAAGACTGGGCATTGCAAATATCACCAACTCGGTAAATACGGTGGAGATTTCCGGTGAAGAGCGCGAATGGAAACGCCCGAAACTGATCCTGTTTAACGTAATTTTGACGGCCGCCATTATTGCATCCCTGATTATGGGCCTTGCATCTTCGGCAATTCTCTTTGGCGTGGGCACCGCGATTGCGCTGGTGGTTAACTACCCTGTCCAGAAAACGCAGAGGAATGTCATCAGTTCTCTGGCGCCCGACATGATCAGCGTTGTTATGATGGTTCTGGGGGCAGGCGTCCTGATGGGAGTTTTAAACGGACCGGAAGATGCAGGCATGTCCAACGCCATTGCACAGCTCCTTGTATCGGTAATTCCGGAATCACTGGGACGTTATTTTGCAGTTATCATTGCCGTTGTCAGCGCACCCGGTACCTATCTTCTTAACAATGACGCATTTTATTACGGCGTATTACCGCCTCTGGCCGCTACGGCACAGGCATACGGCTTCACCGATCTCCAGATTGGCTTTGCAGCCCTGATGGGGCAGGCGTTCCATTTCCTGAGCCCGCTGGTGCCGTTTATATATCTGCTGATGGATATGACGGAAATCTCACTGGCCGAGTACCAGGGATATATTTTTAAATGGTGTATCGGAATCTTTGTGATTTTTATGGGGGCAGGACTTCTGCTTGGATATCTGCCGATTTTATAA
- a CDS encoding response regulator transcription factor, producing MSDGTVLIVDDEPAIRKLLSRVASNCGYDAVTASNGHEAIIMSRDSKVNLILLDIMMNGNDEGFEVIRRLRAAGNEIPIIVLSGRTEDFDTLYGLDIGADDYIGKPFNPVVLGAKMKALIRRDQKASRSVPDFITAGPFRYNSMTMELFKEERRIPLSSRENVLMKLFLCNAGRVFTKEQLYEQVWNSSVVDKNTIMVYISHLRNKIEEDPKNPRYLKTVWGLGYKFTVKK from the coding sequence ATGTCGGACGGAACCGTATTGATTGTAGATGACGAACCTGCGATACGCAAACTGCTTTCCAGAGTGGCTTCAAACTGCGGCTATGACGCTGTCACCGCCTCAAACGGCCATGAGGCAATCATCATGAGCCGGGACAGTAAAGTAAACCTGATCCTTCTGGATATTATGATGAATGGAAATGATGAGGGTTTTGAGGTAATCCGCCGCCTCAGGGCTGCCGGCAATGAGATTCCCATTATCGTCCTGAGCGGACGCACGGAAGACTTCGATACGCTGTACGGCCTGGATATCGGCGCCGACGATTATATCGGTAAGCCGTTTAACCCGGTCGTGCTGGGTGCGAAGATGAAAGCCCTGATCCGGAGGGATCAGAAAGCCTCCCGCTCTGTCCCGGATTTTATCACCGCCGGACCATTCCGGTATAACAGCATGACAATGGAACTTTTTAAGGAAGAGCGCCGTATTCCGCTCTCCTCCAGGGAAAACGTCCTGATGAAACTGTTCCTCTGCAATGCCGGCCGCGTCTTTACAAAAGAGCAGCTCTACGAACAGGTATGGAACAGTTCCGTCGTAGATAAAAATACCATCATGGTCTACATAAGCCATCTCCGGAACAAGATAGAGGAGGATCCGAAAAACCCCAGATATCTGAAAACGGTTTGGGGCCTCGGATATAAATTCACGGTTAAAAAATAA
- a CDS encoding ATP-binding protein, protein MLEHFKEIQKIQELLHAAQTGLWAIELDEGKEPRMYADNAMLYLLGFHETPSPEECYRAWYDNIDDSYYGYVQAAVEKIISDERAEVQYPWMHPEWGEIFIRCGGMRDWSYTDGVCLRGYHQNITNTVMLKKEYDIIVQTLGESYTGIFLCNLNDQTFKTIKISDHLKEMARDVTNYGKLFRLYALEDVAVSYRPLITDLANPDYIARRLSHGEKQFELLFRNVAGGWRRIKILPVSDFSEQHPWVIAAFDEQDDKQEARVREDVLSTLCQCYYSIYLFDLDNNIEEAIWQEDFIRESNAFPKGSLSVYYEKFVRNFVCEEDQEKMLRAGSPEFLRTTLSPQQPVYDVDFRRIYPEGLFWVRSRFSIAEMTDGRVSKVIFANMQIQDQKLKELEEEQQKKLYFELQNIIQGLSAFYQSVFYIDLSAETFQHYNIMDDIASHLNGHTRFDSLKTVLCDFVHEEDRELFSQNLSLDEIRRRISGGETIYSFEYRRKYGDSCGWMRMHVILAESRAGVPIKAVLASHSVDEEKELEEQNRRALIAAYETAKQANEAKSNFLAQMSHDIRTPLNAITGMTSIAMSQAGNPEKTRDCLQKISLSSYHLLELINDVLDMSKIEKGKLELSEEPFSLRELMENVNSILSSQASTKNQEIIFHTSELSHDNLLGDAGRIRQVLINLLTNSVKYTPDEGKITVTAQEVSPRLPGYGSFVFTVEDNGIGMSRDFLNYIFVPFSRAEEAKSCHIQGTGLGMPIALGIVTAMQGNIQVESMPGKGSRFIVTLNLKIAEPLSEKQAGPEFTPALSSYSELPEIRKKADGKRLLLAEDNLLNMEIAQTILSDAGFTVDGAFNGEEALQLFLDSEPGTYDAILMDLQMPVMDGYTATRKIRASSHPQASEILIIALTANAFAEDITKALTAGMNDHVAKPIDYRQLFELLTR, encoded by the coding sequence ATGTTGGAGCATTTTAAAGAGATACAGAAAATACAGGAACTTCTTCATGCGGCCCAGACCGGACTCTGGGCAATCGAACTGGATGAGGGCAAAGAGCCGAGAATGTACGCCGACAACGCCATGCTTTACCTTCTGGGCTTTCATGAGACGCCGTCTCCCGAGGAATGCTACCGCGCCTGGTATGATAACATTGATGACAGTTATTACGGCTATGTCCAGGCAGCCGTGGAGAAAATAATTTCCGATGAGCGGGCCGAGGTGCAGTATCCCTGGATGCATCCGGAATGGGGAGAGATTTTCATACGCTGCGGCGGTATGCGGGACTGGAGCTATACGGACGGCGTCTGCCTGCGCGGTTACCATCAGAACATCACCAACACGGTTATGTTGAAAAAGGAATACGATATTATCGTACAGACTCTCGGCGAGAGTTATACCGGCATTTTCCTGTGCAATTTAAATGATCAGACCTTCAAAACAATCAAAATTTCCGACCATCTGAAAGAAATGGCCCGGGATGTTACAAATTACGGAAAGCTGTTCCGTCTGTACGCCCTGGAAGACGTCGCCGTCTCATACCGTCCGCTGATTACGGATCTGGCCAATCCCGACTATATTGCCCGCAGGCTCTCCCACGGTGAAAAACAGTTTGAACTGCTTTTCAGGAATGTGGCCGGAGGCTGGAGGCGCATTAAGATTCTTCCGGTATCGGATTTTTCCGAACAGCATCCGTGGGTAATCGCCGCTTTTGACGAGCAGGATGATAAACAGGAGGCCCGGGTGCGGGAGGATGTGCTCTCCACGCTCTGCCAGTGTTACTACTCCATCTATCTGTTTGATCTTGACAATAACATTGAGGAGGCCATCTGGCAGGAAGATTTCATCCGTGAAAGCAACGCTTTTCCAAAGGGCAGCCTCAGCGTCTATTATGAAAAATTTGTCCGGAACTTTGTATGTGAAGAGGATCAGGAAAAAATGCTCCGCGCCGGCAGCCCTGAATTTCTCCGGACGACTCTGTCCCCGCAGCAGCCTGTCTACGATGTGGACTTCAGGCGTATTTACCCGGAAGGCCTCTTCTGGGTCCGCTCCCGTTTCAGTATTGCGGAGATGACGGACGGACGGGTGAGCAAGGTGATCTTTGCGAATATGCAGATACAGGATCAGAAGCTCAAGGAACTGGAGGAGGAACAGCAGAAAAAGCTGTATTTTGAACTGCAGAATATCATCCAGGGACTTTCCGCATTCTATCAGTCCGTGTTTTATATCGATCTGTCGGCGGAAACCTTTCAGCACTACAATATCATGGATGATATAGCATCCCATCTTAACGGCCATACCAGGTTTGACAGTCTTAAAACCGTTTTATGTGATTTCGTCCATGAGGAAGACCGGGAACTTTTTTCACAAAACCTGTCGCTCGATGAGATACGCCGGAGAATATCGGGCGGAGAAACTATCTATTCCTTTGAATACCGCAGAAAATACGGTGACTCCTGCGGCTGGATGCGCATGCATGTTATCCTGGCTGAAAGCCGCGCAGGCGTGCCGATTAAAGCCGTTCTGGCCTCCCACAGCGTAGATGAGGAAAAGGAACTGGAAGAGCAGAACCGCAGGGCTCTGATTGCCGCCTATGAGACAGCCAAACAGGCCAACGAGGCCAAAAGCAATTTCCTCGCCCAGATGTCCCACGATATCAGGACACCGTTAAATGCCATCACGGGAATGACGTCCATCGCCATGTCCCAGGCCGGAAATCCGGAAAAAACAAGAGACTGCCTTCAGAAAATTTCCCTTTCCAGCTATCACCTGCTGGAACTGATTAACGACGTGCTGGATATGTCCAAGATCGAAAAAGGGAAGCTGGAACTGTCGGAAGAACCCTTTTCCCTGCGGGAACTGATGGAGAATGTGAACTCCATCCTTTCCTCCCAGGCCTCCACGAAAAACCAGGAGATTATTTTCCATACATCCGAATTGAGCCACGACAATCTGCTGGGAGATGCCGGCAGAATCCGACAGGTGCTGATTAACCTGCTCACAAACTCGGTTAAGTACACACCGGATGAGGGAAAGATTACCGTCACTGCACAGGAAGTTTCACCGCGCCTTCCGGGATACGGCTCGTTTGTTTTCACTGTGGAGGACAACGGCATCGGCATGTCCAGAGACTTCTTAAATTACATATTCGTCCCATTTTCCAGGGCGGAGGAGGCCAAATCCTGCCATATCCAGGGGACCGGGCTGGGAATGCCCATCGCCCTCGGGATTGTTACGGCCATGCAGGGCAATATTCAGGTGGAAAGCATGCCGGGAAAGGGAAGCCGTTTTATTGTTACGCTTAACTTAAAAATTGCCGAACCTCTCTCCGAAAAGCAGGCGGGCCCCGAATTCACTCCCGCCCTTTCCTCCTATTCCGAACTTCCGGAAATCAGAAAAAAAGCCGACGGAAAGCGTCTGCTGCTGGCCGAGGATAATCTGTTAAACATGGAGATTGCCCAGACCATCCTTTCGGACGCCGGTTTCACGGTAGACGGCGCCTTTAACGGCGAGGAGGCGCTCCAGCTTTTTCTGGATTCAGAGCCGGGTACCTATGATGCAATCCTTATGGATCTTCAGATGCCCGTCATGGACGGCTATACGGCCACCCGTAAAATCAGGGCCAGCTCACACCCGCAGGCCTCCGAAATTCTCATCATTGCACTGACGGCCAACGCCTTTGCCGAAGATATCACCAAGGCCCTGACCGCCGGAATGAACGATCATGTGGCAAAACCAATCGATTACCGGCAGTTGTTTGAACTCCTGACCCGATAA
- a CDS encoding diaminopimelate decarboxylase — translation MEKKPFVTLEQLQEIIKTYPTPFHLYDEKGIRENSERLNKAFAWNKGFREYFAVKATPNPFIIDILKKTGSGVDCSSLTELMMAQAMNFEGEKIMFSSNDTPPEEFKLASELGAVINLDDFTHIDFLEKTIGSIPETISCRYNPGGLFKISNDIMDNPGDSKYGMTTEQLFEAFKVLKAKGAKHFGIHAFLASNTVTNEYYPMLAKILFEVAVKLKEETGADIRFINLSGGVGIPYRPGQEANDIFAIGEGVRKVYEEVLVPAGLGDVALYTELGRFMLAPYGCLVTTAIHEKHTHKEYIGVDACAVNLMRPAMYGAYHHITVMGKEEQPCDHKYDVVGSLCENNDKFAIDRMLPEIQPGDLLVIHDTGAHGFSMGYNYNGKLRSAELLLKEDGSVQMIRREETPEDYFATFDFCDMFKKG, via the coding sequence ATGGAAAAGAAACCATTTGTCACACTGGAGCAGCTTCAGGAGATTATAAAGACATATCCCACTCCGTTCCATCTCTATGATGAGAAAGGGATCCGGGAGAATTCAGAGCGTTTAAACAAGGCATTTGCATGGAATAAGGGATTCAGGGAGTATTTCGCGGTGAAGGCGACTCCAAACCCGTTTATCATCGACATTCTTAAAAAAACCGGAAGCGGAGTGGACTGTTCCTCCCTGACCGAGCTTATGATGGCCCAGGCCATGAATTTTGAAGGGGAGAAAATCATGTTTTCTTCCAATGACACTCCTCCGGAAGAATTTAAACTGGCCAGTGAGCTGGGAGCCGTCATTAACCTGGATGATTTTACCCATATCGATTTTCTGGAGAAGACCATCGGATCGATTCCGGAGACGATCAGCTGCCGTTATAATCCGGGAGGACTGTTCAAGATCAGCAACGATATTATGGATAACCCGGGGGACTCCAAATACGGCATGACCACGGAACAGCTTTTTGAGGCGTTTAAGGTATTAAAGGCAAAAGGGGCAAAGCATTTTGGAATCCATGCATTTCTCGCCAGCAATACGGTGACCAATGAATACTATCCGATGCTTGCAAAAATTCTGTTTGAGGTAGCGGTAAAGCTGAAGGAGGAGACGGGAGCCGATATCCGTTTCATCAACCTGTCGGGAGGCGTGGGAATTCCTTATCGTCCCGGCCAGGAGGCGAATGACATTTTTGCCATCGGCGAGGGTGTGAGAAAGGTGTACGAGGAAGTTCTCGTCCCGGCCGGGTTGGGCGATGTGGCCCTTTATACAGAGCTGGGACGTTTCATGCTGGCGCCTTATGGCTGTCTTGTCACAACCGCCATTCATGAAAAACATACACATAAAGAATATATCGGAGTGGACGCCTGCGCCGTGAACCTGATGCGTCCGGCCATGTATGGCGCTTACCATCATATTACCGTGATGGGAAAAGAAGAGCAGCCGTGCGATCATAAATATGATGTGGTTGGCTCCCTCTGCGAAAATAACGACAAGTTTGCAATCGACAGGATGCTTCCTGAGATTCAGCCGGGAGATTTACTGGTTATCCACGACACGGGAGCACACGGATTTTCTATGGGATATAATTACAATGGAAAGCTGAGATCGGCAGAACTTCTTCTCAAAGAGGACGGTTCCGTACAGATGATCAGACGGGAAGAGACACCGGAAGATTATTTTGCAACCTTTGATTTCTGTGATATGTTCAAAAAGGGCTGA